In Nomascus leucogenys isolate Asia chromosome 8, Asia_NLE_v1, whole genome shotgun sequence, a single genomic region encodes these proteins:
- the INIP gene encoding SOSS complex subunit C isoform X3, with amino-acid sequence MQNQSSTNHPGASIALSRPSLNKDFRDHAEQQHIAAQQKAALQHAHAHSSGYFITQDSAFGNLILPVLPRLDPE; translated from the exons aTGCAGAACCAGTCTTCAACAAATCATCCTGGAGCTAG CATTGCACTCTCGAGACCCTCTCTTAATAAGGACTTCCGGGATCACGCTGAGCAGCAGCATATTGCAGCCCAACAGAAGGCAGCTTTGCAG CATGCTCATGCACATTCATCTGGATACTTCATCACTCAAGACTCTGCATTTGGGAACCTTATTCTTCCTGTTTTACCTCGCCTTGACCcagaatga
- the INIP gene encoding SOSS complex subunit C isoform X2: MAANSSGQGFQNKNRVAILAELDKEKRKLLMQNQSSTNHPGASMLMHIHLDTSSLKTLHLGTLFFLFYLALTQNEENICDGKVTL, from the exons atggCAGCAAACTCTTCAGGACAAG gttttcaaaacaaaaatagagttgCAATCTTGGCAGAACtggacaaagagaaaagaaaactacttaTGCAGAACCAGTCTTCAACAAATCATCCTGGAGCTAG CATGCTCATGCACATTCATCTGGATACTTCATCACTCAAGACTCTGCATTTGGGAACCTTATTCTTCCTGTTTTACCTCGCCTTGACCcagaatgaagaaaacatttgcGATGGAAAAGTGACTTTGTAA
- the INIP gene encoding SOSS complex subunit C isoform X1, protein MAANSSGQGFQNKNRVAILAELDKEKRKLLMQNQSSTNHPGASIALSRPSLNKDFRDHAEQQHIAAQQKAALQHAHAHSSGYFITQDSAFGNLILPVLPRLDPE, encoded by the exons atggCAGCAAACTCTTCAGGACAAG gttttcaaaacaaaaatagagttgCAATCTTGGCAGAACtggacaaagagaaaagaaaactacttaTGCAGAACCAGTCTTCAACAAATCATCCTGGAGCTAG CATTGCACTCTCGAGACCCTCTCTTAATAAGGACTTCCGGGATCACGCTGAGCAGCAGCATATTGCAGCCCAACAGAAGGCAGCTTTGCAG CATGCTCATGCACATTCATCTGGATACTTCATCACTCAAGACTCTGCATTTGGGAACCTTATTCTTCCTGTTTTACCTCGCCTTGACCcagaatga